The DNA region CTGTGGGTGGTCTCTTGGTCTTCGGTGCTGCCGCCACTAGCCTCTGTTTGGTAGGAATCTATCGACATCGAGCATCTCCGAGGAGAACTCGAAGTCCCCCTCACCCGTCAGGGGGAGATAAAATGGCTCAGTCATCGAGATCCTTGGCTGAACAGAATATAAAGTATAAGTATTCTAGTGTGCTACTATGCCCTATGCGGAGTAATAGTTCGGCAGAAGAGGCCGACGGTCAGTCGGATGTGGGAGGGTCTATCGAGCTTGGACTCCCGATTCGAGATGCTGAGCTCTTCAAACATGGGGCGACGACGTATATCCTCCACTTCCTCAGTGACAACCCAGACATCAACGTCTCTATCCGGCAGCTGTCAAAGGTAACGCCCTTCAGTGAGCGCGCAACGCGGGAGGCCGTCAACGTTCTTGAGCCGAATGGGCTCGTCGAAACCTTCCATAAGGGGAACGCACGTCGCGTTCAGATTAACAGGGAGCGACTTTCCAAACCGAGTGACCCAATCCGTAGTATCCCGCAGACAGAGTACCACACGCCCGTTCGAATTGCTAAGCAGTACATCGTCGATGAGCTTGCGGATGTTCAGGGTCTCATTCTGTTCGGGAGCGTTGCCCGTGGAGAGGCTGACCGTCAGTCGGATATCGATCTCTGGGTGCTCGTCGGTGGTGACCACATGCAGCAACGGCATGCCGCGAACAAACTTGCAAAACACTTGGAGGGCCTACAGATTCCCCCAACGATTGCTGTCGCGGATGCGATGAACGCTGACCTTGAGAGTGCGTGGAACGAGGTCAAAGAGACACTGGAGTCCGATGAGCAGAACTGGGCGTCCGCACAACGGCATTCGTTCGAGATACTCGTCGAAACCCCACAATCGATTCTCAACCAGTCTGACCGAGTCGATGCAGAGAAACTGTTTGGCGAAGGGATTACACTGCTTTCGTCGGAGACGCTTGACCGAGTGAAAATAGAGGTGCTCTCCGATGAGTGATCCCCGGGAGATTCTGGACGGCCTCGCGGAAGCTGAAGATGCGTTCGGACACGCGTATGGACAGCCAACGTTCGAACCCGGATTGAACGCCAGCACTGATGCTGGTGAAGGTGAGGTACAGCTTCAGAAAGCGTGCCGCCTTCTCGAATTGACGCACCGACTTGATGAACTCGGCGAGTACTATGGAGCGATACTGGAACACTCGTTTATTGTCATCGAACACACGTTCCAGGGATACCTGCTGGCGATGACGGGGACTGACCCGCGAGAGCTACGAAACCACACGTCACCGTACGAGTTTGCGAAAGGGCAGGTACCACTGGAGGCAGACACCATCGAGACGTTGAAAACTCTGTACGACGCCCGCCGGACCGAACACTACTACGGAACCACTGTCACAACAGAGGGACAGGCAGACGCGATGCGTAGCGTCGCCACGGCCGTCCACGAGCACATCGTATCGTTCGACCCAGAGCTTCACCGATTCTGCAACTGTTCGTCGACGAGGGAGTAGGAGACGCGCTTCTAACTGTTCCTGTCTTCGTCGCGTTTGAGACGGAGTAGTGCCTGTCTCGCATCGCGAATCCGGCGGCGGAGTGTCTGGAGTTCGCTCAACTGGTCGTACCGCTCTTCGAGCTCATCGAAGGGAACGTCAGCGAGGATACTGTCATCGACCTCAGTCGCATCAAGTTCGGTTTCGAGTTCGTCTACGCGCGTCTCGTACTCTTCGACGAGCGATTCGAGTTCAGTCCTACTATACTCTCTCGTGAGGCGTTCGATTCTGAGGAAGTCGAAGTACGCCTCGTTGCGCCTGTAGAGTACCGGGTCGCTGGCGGTCTGTTCGACGACTCCCATCGCATCGAGCCACTGCAGGTTCGTTCGTGCACCACCAGGAGAACAGTCTGCGAGTCCTGCAATCTCAGAGACTGGGGTTGGATCCGTGAGTCCTGTGACGACCTCGTAGACGCGCTCCTTCGTTGATCTGTCTGCGACGCTCTTGCCCCACGGCTCGGCGAATGACCCGACATCCTCGGGGGCGTCATCCGAGGAATTACGGTCTGCCATCGTGTCCCTCAGTAAGAAATCTCCTCAGAATATACTTTGGGTGGGCAAAGGCAGACCTACATGGTGGTGTTCAACGTCGCTCAGCTGTCGACACCGGCTAGCCAACCGCGATGGAAGTACGCGAGACAGATACAGGAGCGGAATATCTCTCCAGTCGGGCGGTGCCTGAACTGCTTCGATTCTGGATTGGGGGCGACGATGCCGGCGTCGACGAGGTCGGTGACGATGTGGCGGGCGTCCTCCTCTGCAATTTGGAGTGCACTGGTGTGGTCACGGTCTTGGGCGAGCTGGCGTCGTTCGAACTGTTCGTGGCTGTCGGATTCGTATGGGTCTGGTGTCATGGCTAGTGAGAAGGGGATTATTCGTTCGTGTCGATGCTCGGGTCGAACGCTCGTGCGGCTTCGGCGAGACGGCACAGCTTCGAGAAAAGCACGTCGACGTCGGCTTTCGCCTGCTCGACGGTCGGTGCTTTGACCTTCCCTTCGAGACGCTCCTGGTCACGAGTGCCCGTCCCCCGGGTTATCGTAATTTTGATTGAGGCCCCTGTGTCGGTTCGAGTGACGTGCTCGGTCGTCTCGAAGTCGTCTGGAAGTCTCCGCTCGTCGTCGTTAGTTGGGTCTGTGTCTGTCGACATCTGAGGATTCTCCCTCACCCCTGAGGGAGTGATAAAATGCTATGCAGAAGAGTTCCACCCTGATGTTCTGAAAACAAGGCGAGTGCCTCGGGGTCAAGCCCTGAGGTGGTTCACTCGGTGTCGACGCCCCAGACGTCGTGGTCGGTAGCCACATCGGTTTCTGTGTCTCCGTCGTAGCCGTGGAAGTCATCGAGGGTTCCAGTGTGACCCTTGACGACCCGGACGCGGATGGTCCCGTCGTCGTCGATGTGCCAGCGAAGAATATCACCATTGTCGATGCCGAGTTCCCGGCGAATCCGCGCAGGGATTGTGGCCATATTCCCCGTGACCTTACTTTCTGCGTCGGCACAGTCACTGCTCATACTCGTTTAGTAGGTTTCCAATATGAATAGAGTAGTGTGTAGCTACCAGAATATCGTTGCAACGCTCCTCTTGATAGTTGATGCACCGGAGAACGAGTCAGAAATCGTCCGGAAGTACGTCGGTGATTGTGTCTACGGGAGCAAAGTACCGGCCCTCGGTTGTCCACGTCGCAAGCCATTGGTCTGCCTCAGTGACCGTGAGCTGATCAGTTGTCACACCGTAGGCGAGGATTCCGAGCGAGCCGGTTACTGGAACATCGTATTCAGCTGCGAGGGCTCGACCTGCTGAATCATCAGTGGCGAGTATGCAGTTTCGGTTCTGTTCGCATGCGGCAGCAATTGCTTCGGCTTCGCCACGGTCTACACGCGAACGGATCTCCGTATATTTTGCTGGAGTGTTGTCGGTGCAGTTTCGACGAGTTCGATATCACTAGAGAGGATTGCGTCGACTGCCGGTTGCAGGCTGTCGTAGCCGTGGTCGATGCCGCGGATGAGTTCATCGCGGACGGCTGGAACAGTCTGCGGCGCTGTCAGCGTCTCAGTCATCCACGAAATAGACTCAGAGATGCTGAAGTTGCTGAGGACTGTTGCATCAAGAATAACCGCAGTTTCCTCGAGGCCTGTCATTCACTGTCCGTGTCGAGGTTGAGCGCGACGTCGACTTCACTGTCGAGTTCTTCACGGGATTTCGGACCGTAGCGAGCGTCGATGCCGAGGTCGTCGAGGAGGTCTTCCATCTCCCATCGGGTGATGCCGACACGTTCGGCCGCTTTCCCTAGACTGATCTCACCGAGGATGTACAACCCAATCGCTGTCGCGAGCTTACCCGTCTCCTGGGGGCCGTCGTTCCGGTGGTCGATCGCCATTCGATTCGAACAGAAGTCACGTATCCCCATGAATGTTGCACCTCATTGAACTTCACCTCTCCTGAGTTCGAGAGATGCTGGTCGTGCGCTCTTCCGACGTTCGTCCATAACCGATAATTGCCACTCTGATGTTAAGGTCGTGGCTGCGCGCGCAGCGCAGCGAGCACGGAGCGGTGGGTGGGGAGGTGGGTGTCGGGTGGTGGAGTCGACAAAAAAGAAAGGACCGCCGGCGTCGACTACTGTTCCCACCATCGGTCGCGCTCGGGGAAGGTCACCCGCGACCAGCCCGTCACGGCCACCGAGACGCGCCCCTGGTACCAGTTCTTCGCGACGTTCCGCAGCCGCACGAGCTCGCCTTCTCGAACCACAGGCGCCCCTGACCGCTTCCAGGACGTGAACTTAGTGACGCCCGTCTCGTCCTCGATGAGCCCGACCTGAGCTATCTTCGGATGGCTCGACTCCCACAATTGGGTTACACGACCTTGGATACACACCTCACGCCGCTGCACGTCTTCCAGGCTGGCGATAGGGACGATGGTACCGGGCCGGTCTCGCTCGGCTTCACTCACGGCGATAACCGCACTAAGGATGCTCCCACCGTCTGCGACGCGCTCTGCCAGCTGCCTCGCGATGGCCGCTCTCGAACTGCCGTGTTCGATGCGACTGTGGATCTTTGCCGCCTTCTCGTTCACCGTCCCCAGCTCCTCACGACTGAGTCTCTCTCTCGGGTCGGGTTCGGGCTTCCAGACGCCCTCCAGCGTCGCTGCCTGCGCTTCCACGTCATTTCGACACCGTTCCTCTCGGGTTGACTCCTGTGCCCGGTCCCACCGCTCTCGCGTCCGCCCGATCTCCAGCTCACGCGCTACCATCCGTTCCTCCGCTTCGAGGGTCAACGCCTCCCGGTTCACGTCAGGGTGATTGCTGTCCACTTTCGCCTGGATCTCCAGTTCAACCGTCGCTTCGAGCGTCGGCGTCTCCTCGACCACGTACGCGTCCGTGGGGTCTCTGTATCGTTCTGGAACCGAAACTTCATCACTGAGCTTGTTGCTATTATACATTGGTATCTTACCTGGTACCGCACGAAGGCGCTCACTCGGCGTCTTTTTCCGACCACCATGACTCTCCAGCCCTGGCTCTCGTCGACGACCAACTCATCCATCGCGCGCTCTCGCTTGCGCCTTCGCTCGCGTCCCCTGGGGCGCGAGCGAGAGCGCGCCAGAAGAGAACAAGTTACCAGAACCGCGCGTCCGACCCGCCCGTAGCGAGCGTCCAGCGGGATAAGCCCGCTCTCGGTCCGGCCCGAACTGCGGGACCGTGTTCAGGGCGACTGTCGGTGCGCTCGCCGAGTCGGGGCGGTCGTGACTCGGCGAGCGCGCCGGCACCAAGCGCTGGAACGCGAAAGCCCGCGAGGGGCGCAACCGACGGGCTTACCCGCTGGCGCCGAAGGCACATGAGCGACCGCAGGGAGCGAGCCTGGCCCGGAACGGGCGCTCGCGGTGCGGAGAGCGCCCGCATGCCCGGAATGGTCGGTCGCGAGCGATGCGGAGGTCCCGTGAACGCAGTGAGCGGGACGCCGGTGAGCTTGCTCACCGGAAGGCGGCAGCGGCGAGCGGGGCGTGCCGTCGAAGACGGGCTAGCGAACACTGGACTCCGATGCCGGGGCTTGGCGTTCGCGTTCGAGTTGGTATACTGGAAGCGACAGTGTTCAACTAGTCACTCGGGTGGGGCTGAAAGGGGCCGTGCGCTCGACAGTCGAGACGACGGAAGCACCGCAGGAACGAGGAGCGCAGCGAGTCGCAGACGGCGAGCGTGCGGGGGCTTTCGAGGTGTTCTACTTCCGGCCTGATCAAGATACAGTGACAGACCGAGAGGTGCGAGTGAGCCACGAGATTTCCTGACGAGCCGCTGATGTGTTCTGTGACTCCTGCTGAATACAGGGC from Haloarchaeobius amylolyticus includes:
- a CDS encoding AbrB/MazE/SpoVT family DNA-binding domain-containing protein, which gives rise to MSSDCADAESKVTGNMATIPARIRRELGIDNGDILRWHIDDDGTIRVRVVKGHTGTLDDFHGYDGDTETDVATDHDVWGVDTE
- a CDS encoding DNA-binding protein, producing the protein MSDPREILDGLAEAEDAFGHAYGQPTFEPGLNASTDAGEGEVQLQKACRLLELTHRLDELGEYYGAILEHSFIVIEHTFQGYLLAMTGTDPRELRNHTSPYEFAKGQVPLEADTIETLKTLYDARRTEHYYGTTVTTEGQADAMRSVATAVHEHIVSFDPELHRFCNCSSTRE
- a CDS encoding DUF7342 family protein, which encodes MADRNSSDDAPEDVGSFAEPWGKSVADRSTKERVYEVVTGLTDPTPVSEIAGLADCSPGGARTNLQWLDAMGVVEQTASDPVLYRRNEAYFDFLRIERLTREYSRTELESLVEEYETRVDELETELDATEVDDSILADVPFDELEERYDQLSELQTLRRRIRDARQALLRLKRDEDRNS
- a CDS encoding DUF7389 domain-containing protein, translated to MSTDTDPTNDDERRLPDDFETTEHVTRTDTGASIKITITRGTGTRDQERLEGKVKAPTVEQAKADVDVLFSKLCRLAEAARAFDPSIDTNE
- a CDS encoding UPF0175 family protein; this encodes MAIDHRNDGPQETGKLATAIGLYILGEISLGKAAERVGITRWEMEDLLDDLGIDARYGPKSREELDSEVDVALNLDTDSE
- a CDS encoding nucleotidyltransferase domain-containing protein, with amino-acid sequence MRSNSSAEEADGQSDVGGSIELGLPIRDAELFKHGATTYILHFLSDNPDINVSIRQLSKVTPFSERATREAVNVLEPNGLVETFHKGNARRVQINRERLSKPSDPIRSIPQTEYHTPVRIAKQYIVDELADVQGLILFGSVARGEADRQSDIDLWVLVGGDHMQQRHAANKLAKHLEGLQIPPTIAVADAMNADLESAWNEVKETLESDEQNWASAQRHSFEILVETPQSILNQSDRVDAEKLFGEGITLLSSETLDRVKIEVLSDE
- a CDS encoding DNA-binding protein, yielding MYNSNKLSDEVSVPERYRDPTDAYVVEETPTLEATVELEIQAKVDSNHPDVNREALTLEAEERMVARELEIGRTRERWDRAQESTREERCRNDVEAQAATLEGVWKPEPDPRERLSREELGTVNEKAAKIHSRIEHGSSRAAIARQLAERVADGGSILSAVIAVSEAERDRPGTIVPIASLEDVQRREVCIQGRVTQLWESSHPKIAQVGLIEDETGVTKFTSWKRSGAPVVREGELVRLRNVAKNWYQGRVSVAVTGWSRVTFPERDRWWEQ